In the Leptotrichia sp. oral taxon 223 genome, CCAAATATTTCACAAGTTCCTCAATCCCTTCATTCTCATAGGAACTTACAGCAAAAACTCGCTCAGCTCCTGCATTTTCCAATATTTCACGAGCCCTTTTCACATCTTTACCCAAATCAGTCTTAGTTACAATTCCGATTACAGGCTTTGTAAAAGCTGTTGAAAACCCTGGCGGAAACACATTATGCTCCTCGTCACACGCCTGCACCATCCCAATAACATCACAGTCATACGAGCTTACAATCAGCGCCTTGTAAAGCATCCTGTTTTCCATGTATTCGCCTGGAGTGTCAAGTATGTCATTGGAATATGTCAGCATCTGCGTTTTTTCATATTTTATGTCAAGTCCATGTATTCTCTGGGTTAATGTTGTTTTACCGCACATGGATTTTCCTATCAAAAGTATCTTTTTCAATTTTATGACCTCGTTATCTGAGTTATGCTAAATCTCAGGACATTTTCAAAATATGAAACCACCTCATTTACAGCGGCTTCTATACTTCCCACATCTCCGCTTATTACAACCGATCCTGTAAACCTGTCTACAAATCCTATTTCCACTTCGGCACTTTTCGTAGCCAGATCCGCCGCAATGATTGCTGCTTCTCCTGGAGTTATTGTGAGTATTCCTATTGCATTTGTCTTATTTTCAGAAAGTCCTATTTTTTTTGATAAATCTCTTTGCGGATTTGCAATTATATGAGCCAGAGTCAACTGTCTGCCAGGTACGTATTCCTGAATCATTCTCTGTTTTTTTTCTTCTTCCATTTGACAAATCCTTTCTAAAATTTATTTTATCTAGGCAAAATAGTTT is a window encoding:
- a CDS encoding EutP/PduV family microcompartment system protein; this encodes MKKILLIGKSMCGKTTLTQRIHGLDIKYEKTQMLTYSNDILDTPGEYMENRMLYKALIVSSYDCDVIGMVQACDEEHNVFPPGFSTAFTKPVIGIVTKTDLGKDVKRAREILENAGAERVFAVSSYENEGIEELVKYLEDDSEQIRR
- the eutS gene encoding ethanolamine utilization microcompartment protein EutS yields the protein MEEEKKQRMIQEYVPGRQLTLAHIIANPQRDLSKKIGLSENKTNAIGILTITPGEAAIIAADLATKSAEVEIGFVDRFTGSVVISGDVGSIEAAVNEVVSYFENVLRFSITQITRS